Proteins from a single region of Ailuropoda melanoleuca isolate Jingjing chromosome 15, ASM200744v2, whole genome shotgun sequence:
- the DGKA gene encoding diacylglycerol kinase alpha isoform X3 has product MKALPCEVSTYAKSRKDIGIQSHVWVRGGCESGRCDRCQKKIRIYHSLVGLHCVWCHLEIHDDCLQAMGHECDCGLLRDHILPPSSIYPSVLASGQERKISKTSQKTVDDLNLSTFEALRIDPVYNTHPLLVFVNPKSGGKQGERVLWKFQYLLNPRQVFNLLKDGPEPGLRFFRDVPGCRILVCGGDGTVGWILETIDKANLPVVPPVAVLPLGTGNDLARCLRWGGGYEGQNLGKILKDLEMSKVVHMDRWSVEVIPQQTEEKSDPVPFQIINNYFSIGVDASIAHRFHIMREKYPEKFNSRMKNKLWYFEFATSESIFSTCKKLEESLTVEICGKPLDLSNLSLEGIAVLNIPSMHGGSNLWGDTKRPHGDTHGINQALGAAAKVITDPDILKTCVPDLSDKRLEVVGLEGAIEMGQIYTKLKNAGHRLAKCSEITFHTTKTLPMQIDGEPWMQTPCTIKITHKNQMPMLVGPPPRSSNFFGFLC; this is encoded by the exons ATGAAGGCCTTGCCTTGTGAGGTCAGCACGTACGCCAAGTCTCGGAAGGACATCGGT ATCCAATCGCATGTGTGGGTGAGAGGAGGCTGTGAGTCCGGCCGCTGCGACCGCTGTCAGAAGAAGATCCGCATTTACCACAGTCTCGTTGGACTGCATTGTGTGTGGTGCCACCTAGAG ATTCATGATGACTGCCTACAAGCCATGGGTCATGAATGTGACTGTGGGCTGCTCCGGGATCATATCCTGCCTCCATCTTCCATCTATCCCAGTGTCCTG GCCTCTGGACAGGAGCGTAAAATTAGCAAAACAAGCCAGAAGACCGTGGATGACTTAAATTTGAGCACCTTTGAGGCTCTGCGG ATTGACCCTGTTTATAACACCCACCCACTTCTGGTCTTTGTCAATCCTAAGAGTGGcgggaagcagggggagag AGTGCTTTGGAAATTCCAGTATCTACTAAATCCTCGACAGGTATTCAACCTCCTAAAGGATGGTCCTGAGCCAGG GCTCAGATTCTTCAGGGATGTTCCCGGTTGCCGGATTTTGGTGTGTGGTGGAGATGGCACAGTAGGCTGGATTCTAGAGACCATAG ACAAAGCCAACTTGCCTGTTGTGCCTCCTGTTGCTGTGTTGCCCCTGGGCACTGGAAATGATCTGGCTCGTTGCCTAAGATGGGGAGGAG GATATGAGGGACAAAATTTGGGGAAGATCCTCAAGGATTTAGAGATGAGTAAGGTGGTACATATGGATCGATGGTCCGTGGAGGTGATACCTCAACAAACTGAAGAAAAGAGTGACCCAGTCCCCTTTCAAATCATCAATAACTACTTCTCCATCGGTGTG GATGCCTCTATTGCTCACCGATTCCACATCATGCGAGAGAAATATCCTGAGAAATTCAACAGCAG AATGAAGAACAAGCTATGGTACTTCGAATTCGCCACTTCCGAATCCATCTTCTCAACGTGCAAAAAGCTGGAGGAGTCTTTGACAGTCGAG ATCTGTGGGAAACCACTGGATCTGAGCAACCTGTCCCTAGAAGGCATCGCAGTGCTGAACATCCCTAGCATGCATGGTGGTTCCAACCTCTGGGGTGATACCAAGAGACCTCATGGAGATACCCATGGGATCAACCAGGCCTTAGGCGCTGCAGCTAAAGTCATCACTGACCCGGATATCCTGAAAACCTGTGTACCAG ACCTAAGTGACAAGCGGCTGGAAGTAGTCGGGCTGGAGGGTGCAATTGAGATGGGCCAGATTTATACCAAGCTCAAGAATGCTGGACATCGGCTGGCCAAGTGCTCTGAAATCACCTTCCA